AAGGAGTTCCTTTTAGGAACTCCTTTCTTTTGCTGTTGTTGACAAAGAGGACGGGACCTTCGACTGACCTGTAAGGTTTACAACAGCTTAACAATCAATTCGTGAGGCTCGGCATCCACTACCAGTGCGTCGCGGAATTCACCAATGTTGGCGTCGCCTTCCAGCACCTTCACGATGTCGTCGTTCTCCATGGAGTTGCCTTCGGTGCGTCCGTAAAAGTGGTATTCGCTTTCTTCGGCTTCCTGGTCGATGATGATGCGGACCGTCTTTCCGATCATCGCTTCGGCATGTTCCGCGTCGATTTCTTCTTGCAGATCCGTCACGGCGTCAAGCCTTGCGCGGGCCTCGCTCTCGTCAACGGAGGGCAAATCCATCTCCATCACGGGAGTGCCTTCTTCGGGGCTGAACACGAATCCGCCCAGGTGGTCGAACTGAATGTCTTCTAAAAGTTCCATCAGTTCTTCGAAGTCCTCGTGTGTTTCACCGGGGAACCCGACAAGAACCGTCGTGCGGAGCGTTACCCCTGGAATGCGCTCGCGAATCCTATGCAGAATGTCTACGAGTTCTTTCTTGCGGTAGTTCCGCTTCATATTCTTGAGCACGTTGTCGCTGGCATGCTGGATAGGCATGTCCACGTACTTCACCAGTCGCGGTTCGTTTGCCATCAGGTCCAGTAGTTCATCGTCCACGAACATCGGGTACCAGTACAGCGTGCGAATCCACGGGATGTTCGTGTTGTCGAGAATCGCCTTCAAAAGCTGGGCCAGCGTGCTGCCCTTCTTGCCTTTTTCGCGCCCGAAGTAGGTCGTGTCTTGCGCGATAAGGGTAATTTCTTGCACACCCTGCGCTTCTAGCTCTTTGGCTTCGGCCACAATGTCTTCGATACTGCGCGAAACCT
The Fibrobacter sp. DNA segment above includes these coding regions:
- the rimO gene encoding 30S ribosomal protein S12 methylthiotransferase RimO yields the protein MPTKKPKVFVVHLGCAKNQVDAENLVGEMLHAGFVTCDSAAKADYILVNTCGFIEAAKEESINAILTQIKGKKAKQKLIVSGCLSGRYGDELIKELPEVDYWVGTYKPGELLKKMGIVAPQSCDAENLPRMNLGGFKHHAYLKIAEGCNRRCAYCAIPLIRGKQVSRSIEDIVAEAKELEAQGVQEITLIAQDTTYFGREKGKKGSTLAQLLKAILDNTNIPWIRTLYWYPMFVDDELLDLMANEPRLVKYVDMPIQHASDNVLKNMKRNYRKKELVDILHRIRERIPGVTLRTTVLVGFPGETHEDFEELMELLEDIQFDHLGGFVFSPEEGTPVMEMDLPSVDESEARARLDAVTDLQEEIDAEHAEAMIGKTVRIIIDQEAEESEYHFYGRTEGNSMENDDIVKVLEGDANIGEFRDALVVDAEPHELIVKLL